A genome region from Gemmatimonadaceae bacterium includes the following:
- a CDS encoding glycosyltransferase family 4 protein, whose protein sequence is MRILVINWLDRENPQAGGAETHLHEIYGRLAQRGHDVTLLCSGWEGCAREATLDGMKVHRAGGRWTFALHVVGAYRALRRAGAFDVVVEDINKLPLFSPVWVREPVDVVVPHLFGWTAFREAGWAVAGTVVAAERAIPLVYRRCDFTAISESTRSDLLARGVPVERTRVIYCGIDSQAFTPAPAERSATPVIAYVGRLRRYKGVELILQAVARMQDRTTAVEIAGTGDDRPRLEALAASLDLGRRVRFLGFVSEAEKSALLRRAWIVSLTSPKEGWGITNLEAAACGTPVVASDSPGLRESVLDGRTGFLVPHGDVAALAGAFDRIIADPALVTRLGTAGRAFAESFTWESAADHTEAHLRQQVREGGHAGGDHFSRASCHDP, encoded by the coding sequence GTGCGCATTCTCGTCATCAACTGGCTCGACCGCGAGAATCCGCAGGCCGGCGGCGCCGAGACGCACCTGCACGAGATCTACGGCCGCCTGGCGCAGCGCGGCCACGACGTCACGCTGCTGTGCAGCGGCTGGGAGGGTTGCGCGCGGGAGGCCACGCTGGACGGCATGAAGGTCCACCGCGCCGGCGGGCGCTGGACCTTCGCGCTGCACGTGGTGGGCGCCTACCGGGCGCTCCGCCGCGCGGGGGCGTTCGACGTGGTGGTCGAGGACATCAACAAGCTGCCGCTGTTCAGCCCGGTGTGGGTGCGGGAGCCGGTGGACGTGGTGGTGCCGCACCTGTTCGGCTGGACCGCGTTCCGCGAGGCCGGGTGGGCGGTGGCAGGCACGGTGGTGGCCGCCGAGCGGGCGATCCCGCTGGTCTACCGCCGGTGCGACTTCACGGCCATCAGCGAGAGCACGCGGAGCGATCTGCTGGCCCGGGGGGTACCAGTGGAACGGACCCGGGTGATCTACTGCGGGATCGACAGCCAGGCGTTCACGCCGGCGCCGGCCGAGCGGTCGGCGACCCCCGTGATCGCGTACGTCGGCCGGTTGCGGCGGTACAAGGGTGTCGAGCTCATCCTGCAGGCGGTCGCCCGGATGCAGGATCGTACGACAGCGGTCGAGATTGCAGGCACGGGGGACGATCGTCCCCGGTTGGAGGCCCTCGCGGCGTCGCTTGACCTCGGACGACGCGTGCGGTTTCTTGGATTCGTGAGTGAGGCGGAGAAGTCCGCCTTGCTCCGTCGAGCGTGGATCGTGAGCCTCACCTCCCCGAAGGAGGGGTGGGGTATCACGAACCTGGAGGCGGCGGCGTGCGGGACGCCAGTGGTGGCGTCCGACTCCCCGGGCCTGCGCGAATCAGTGCTGGATGGACGGACCGGATTCCTCGTGCCCCACGGCGATGTCGCAGCGCTCGCCGGGGCGTTCGATCGAATCATCGCCGATCCGGCACTGGTCACCCGACTCGGGACGGCCGGACGAGCTTTCGCTGAGTCCTTCACCTGGGAGTCCGCGGCCGATCACACCGAGGCGCACCTGCGTCAGCAGGTGCGCGAAGGAGGACACGCTGGTGGAGATCATTTTTCACGCGCATCATGCCACGATCCCTGA
- the msrA gene encoding peptide-methionine (S)-S-oxide reductase MsrA yields the protein MRIGHQIRGPRGPGPATPKPTAGTKSHPASPNDAAPPSSPHAALATFGAGCFWGVEQILSRLPGVTGTAVGYMGGGICAPTDEQPCSDTTRRAEVVQVTFDPAMLPYEQLIDVFWRLHDPAQVNREGPDIGRQARSVAYTHDAEQEHIARATFWTGEAYHLQYFDRRGVEGCHLYPAWERAKDRAHADPDRNPVTVHTTGIR from the coding sequence GTGCGCATCGGCCACCAAATTCGTGGCCCGCGCGGACCCGGCCCGGCCACCCCCAAGCCCACCGCCGGCACCAAGTCACACCCCGCGTCACCCAACGACGCCGCGCCCCCGTCCAGCCCCCACGCTGCCCTCGCCACCTTCGGCGCCGGCTGCTTCTGGGGCGTCGAGCAGATCCTCTCCCGACTCCCGGGTGTGACGGGCACGGCCGTCGGGTACATGGGCGGTGGCATCTGCGCACCGACCGACGAACAGCCCTGCAGCGACACGACCCGTCGCGCCGAGGTGGTCCAGGTCACGTTCGACCCGGCCATGCTGCCATATGAGCAGTTGATCGACGTCTTCTGGCGCCTCCACGACCCGGCCCAGGTGAACCGCGAGGGGCCGGACATCGGGCGCCAGGCCCGGAGCGTGGCCTACACGCACGACGCGGAACAGGAGCACATCGCCCGCGCGACGTTCTGGACGGGCGAGGCGTACCACCTGCAATACTTCGACCGCCGTGGGGTGGAAGGGTGCCACCTCTACCCGGCCTGGGAGCGCGCCAAAGACCGGGCACACGCAGACCCGGACCGGAATCCGGTGACAGTGCACACAACCGGAATCCGGTGA
- a CDS encoding sugar kinase, whose product MSVLVVGSVALDSVETPFGKAEEVLGGSANMFASAACHFAPVRMVGVVGTDYPMEKLEPLKAKGVDMSGVEVAEGESFRWRARYRHDLNSAETLETRLGVFSHFRPKIPATLADSPFVFLGNIDPRLQLDVLKQVKNPRLVGCDTMNFWIESRRPDLLELLGHVDLITINDAEARQLTEQANLVKAARWIMARGPKHVVIKKGEHGAFLFSGSTIFFAPAFPLESVFDPTGAGDSFAGGFIGYLAATGDLSEESMRKAVVYGSAMGSFAVEKFSNERTIELTRPEIEERVREFHRLVAFEAPMSA is encoded by the coding sequence ATGTCCGTACTCGTCGTCGGTTCCGTCGCCCTTGATTCCGTTGAGACCCCGTTCGGGAAGGCCGAGGAGGTGCTCGGTGGCTCCGCCAACATGTTCGCCTCCGCCGCCTGCCACTTCGCGCCGGTGCGGATGGTCGGCGTGGTCGGCACCGACTACCCGATGGAGAAGCTCGAGCCGCTGAAGGCGAAGGGCGTGGACATGAGCGGCGTCGAGGTGGCCGAGGGCGAGAGCTTCCGCTGGCGCGCGCGCTACCGGCACGACCTGAACTCCGCCGAGACGCTCGAGACGCGCCTCGGGGTGTTCTCGCACTTCCGGCCGAAGATCCCCGCCACGCTGGCCGACTCGCCGTTCGTCTTCCTCGGCAACATCGACCCGCGCCTCCAGCTCGACGTGCTGAAGCAGGTGAAGAACCCGCGCCTGGTGGGGTGCGACACGATGAACTTCTGGATCGAGAGCCGCCGCCCCGACCTGCTCGAGCTGCTCGGCCACGTGGACCTGATCACGATCAACGACGCCGAGGCGCGGCAGCTCACCGAGCAGGCCAACCTGGTGAAGGCCGCCCGGTGGATCATGGCCCGCGGCCCGAAGCACGTCGTGATCAAGAAGGGGGAGCATGGTGCGTTCCTGTTCTCGGGGAGCACGATCTTCTTCGCCCCCGCGTTCCCGCTGGAGTCGGTGTTCGATCCCACCGGCGCCGGCGATTCCTTCGCGGGTGGCTTCATTGGCTACCTCGCCGCCACCGGCGACCTGAGCGAGGAGAGCATGCGCAAGGCCGTCGTCTACGGCTCGGCGATGGGATCGTTCGCGGTCGAGAAGTTCTCGAACGAGCGCACCATCGAGCTGACGCGCCCGGAGATCGAGGAGCGGGTGCGGGAGTTCCACCGCCTGGTCGCGTTCGAGGCGCCGATGTCCGCGTGA
- a CDS encoding 6,7-dimethyl-8-ribityllumazine synthase: MPEFIGSPDGTGRRVAVVVSRFNETVTQALGEGAVGTLVECGVSFDDIDVVVVPGAWELPTATRALLGTARYDCCVVVGAVVRGGTPHFEYVAGEVSRAMMQLGADFEVPIGFGLLTTDNMAQAEARAGGEHGNKGRDAALAALEMADLLSRLDALEPGELDGEAQA, from the coding sequence ATGCCTGAGTTCATCGGATCCCCGGACGGCACCGGCCGCCGCGTGGCGGTGGTCGTGAGCCGCTTCAACGAGACCGTCACGCAGGCGCTGGGGGAGGGCGCGGTCGGCACGCTCGTCGAGTGCGGCGTGTCGTTCGACGACATCGACGTGGTGGTGGTGCCGGGCGCGTGGGAACTGCCCACCGCGACGCGGGCACTGCTCGGCACCGCACGCTACGACTGCTGCGTGGTGGTCGGTGCCGTGGTGCGGGGCGGGACGCCGCACTTCGAGTACGTCGCCGGCGAGGTGTCGCGCGCGATGATGCAGCTCGGCGCCGACTTCGAGGTGCCGATCGGCTTCGGGCTGCTCACCACCGACAACATGGCGCAGGCCGAGGCGCGCGCCGGTGGTGAGCACGGGAACAAGGGCCGTGACGCCGCACTGGCGGCGCTCGAGATGGCCGACCTGCTGTCGCGCCTCGATGCACTCGAACCCGGGGAGCTCGATGGCGAAGCCCAGGCTTGA
- a CDS encoding phosphoribosylformylglycinamidine cyclo-ligase, protein MSAPLDYRAAGVDLEKADDAKGRIKALVESTLTPGARGSFGGFGGMFRVPAGYRAPVLVSSADGVGTKLKVAIEAGVHDGVGRDLVNHCVNDILVMGAVPLYFLDYVAFGRLDPVVAEGIVAGVAHGCRENGCALLGGETAEMPGVYTPPDYDLAGFITGIMEEDAVLGADRVRDGDTLVALASAGLHTNGYSLARKIVSDAMRLGVADPFPGEEGQTVAQVLLRPHVTYLPALRPVLGLVHGMAHITGGGLPGNVNRMLPHHLDAAIDLTSWDVPNVYRQLQAAARVGDGEMFRTFNMGVGMVIACAPDHVREVQAAAAESGTPSWILGAIRPGSGAVQLLPPVS, encoded by the coding sequence GTGAGCGCGCCGCTGGACTACCGCGCCGCGGGCGTCGACCTCGAGAAGGCCGACGACGCGAAGGGTCGCATCAAGGCGCTCGTCGAGTCGACGCTGACGCCGGGGGCGCGCGGCAGCTTCGGCGGGTTCGGCGGGATGTTCCGCGTGCCGGCGGGCTATCGGGCCCCGGTGCTCGTGTCGAGCGCCGACGGCGTCGGCACGAAGCTGAAGGTCGCGATCGAGGCCGGCGTGCACGACGGCGTCGGCCGCGACCTCGTGAACCACTGCGTCAACGACATCCTCGTGATGGGCGCGGTGCCGCTCTACTTCCTCGACTACGTCGCGTTCGGCCGGCTCGATCCGGTCGTCGCCGAGGGCATCGTGGCCGGCGTGGCGCACGGCTGCCGCGAGAACGGCTGCGCGCTGCTCGGCGGCGAGACGGCGGAGATGCCGGGCGTCTACACCCCGCCCGACTACGACCTCGCCGGCTTCATCACCGGCATCATGGAAGAGGACGCGGTCCTCGGGGCGGACCGGGTGCGCGATGGTGACACGCTGGTCGCGCTCGCGAGTGCCGGCCTCCACACCAACGGCTACTCGCTGGCCCGCAAGATCGTGAGCGATGCCATGCGGCTCGGCGTGGCTGATCCCTTCCCGGGCGAGGAGGGCCAGACCGTGGCGCAGGTGCTGCTGCGGCCGCACGTGACCTACCTGCCCGCACTGCGGCCGGTGCTCGGCCTGGTGCATGGCATGGCGCACATCACCGGCGGCGGGCTGCCGGGCAACGTGAACCGCATGCTGCCGCACCATCTCGATGCGGCCATTGATCTCACGTCATGGGACGTGCCCAATGTGTATCGACAGCTCCAGGCGGCGGCGCGGGTCGGGGACGGCGAGATGTTTCGTACCTTCAACATGGGCGTCGGTATGGTGATCGCCTGCGCCCCGGACCATGTGAGGGAGGTGCAGGCCGCCGCGGCGGAATCAGGCACACCGTCGTGGATCCTTGGTGCCATCCGGCCCGGCTCGGGCGCGGTGCAACTCCTACCTCCCGTCTCGTGA
- the nusB gene encoding transcription antitermination factor NusB, whose amino-acid sequence MAKPRLETRARSRALQALYAWDVRGRVQPLGTVARTVWDDIGIPRDERMFASVIVAAVERDIAAIDADLESITTNWRIDRLGAVERCVLRIAAGELRQMDTPAKVVLQEAVRLAERFGSEQSAKFVNGVLDALARRLDKL is encoded by the coding sequence ATGGCGAAGCCCAGGCTTGAGACGCGTGCGCGATCGCGCGCGCTCCAGGCCCTCTATGCGTGGGATGTGCGGGGCCGGGTGCAGCCGCTCGGCACCGTGGCCCGCACGGTGTGGGACGACATCGGCATCCCGCGCGACGAGCGGATGTTCGCGTCGGTGATCGTCGCCGCGGTCGAGCGCGACATCGCCGCGATCGACGCGGACCTGGAGTCCATCACCACCAACTGGCGGATCGACCGCCTCGGCGCAGTGGAGCGTTGCGTGCTCCGGATCGCCGCCGGTGAGTTGCGGCAGATGGACACACCGGCCAAGGTGGTGCTGCAGGAGGCGGTCCGTCTCGCCGAGCGCTTCGGCTCGGAGCAGAGCGCGAAGTTCGTCAACGGCGTGCTCGATGCGCTGGCGCGCCGCCTCGACAAGCTCTGA
- the ribD gene encoding bifunctional diaminohydroxyphosphoribosylaminopyrimidine deaminase/5-amino-6-(5-phosphoribosylamino)uracil reductase RibD: MSAFSTDDRRFMRRALGVALRGRGTTAPNPMVGAVVVREGRVVGEGHTQPPGGAHAEIMALAAAGEAARGATVYVTLEPCNGTGRTPPCVDALLAAGVARVVYAATDPNPAMQGGAERLATAGVRAEGGLEAQAALDQNPAFFHRFASGRPFVTLKLALSLDGAIAGADRSRTWLTGPAARREVHRQRRDHAAVAVGVGTAIADDPLLTVRGLPTPQGAPVRVIFDRHGRLPCTGALVRSAREIPVIVACLPGSSPALSALAEAGVSLLPAPDLPSQLAALRAAGVESIYCEGGAALADALLADGLVDRLVIFTAPVLLGADAVRPLQAGVHIPQDATVRHRLVAQRRFGDDLMAIYDLSRSVHRTR; the protein is encoded by the coding sequence GTGAGCGCCTTCTCCACCGACGATCGCCGCTTCATGCGGCGGGCGCTGGGTGTGGCGCTCCGCGGCCGTGGCACGACGGCGCCGAACCCCATGGTCGGCGCCGTCGTCGTTCGCGAGGGTCGCGTCGTGGGCGAGGGCCACACGCAGCCGCCCGGAGGTGCGCATGCCGAGATCATGGCGCTGGCCGCCGCCGGCGAGGCGGCCCGCGGTGCCACGGTGTACGTCACACTCGAACCCTGCAACGGCACCGGGCGCACGCCGCCCTGTGTCGATGCGCTGCTCGCGGCCGGGGTGGCACGCGTCGTCTACGCGGCCACCGACCCGAATCCGGCGATGCAGGGCGGGGCGGAGCGCCTCGCCACCGCCGGCGTGCGGGCCGAGGGCGGACTCGAGGCCCAGGCGGCGCTGGACCAGAACCCCGCCTTCTTCCACCGCTTCGCCAGTGGCCGTCCGTTCGTGACACTGAAGCTGGCGCTCAGCCTCGACGGCGCCATCGCGGGCGCCGACCGCAGCCGGACGTGGCTCACCGGACCGGCGGCGCGGCGCGAGGTGCACCGGCAGCGACGCGACCACGCGGCGGTGGCGGTTGGCGTGGGCACCGCGATCGCGGACGACCCGCTGCTGACCGTGCGTGGCCTGCCCACGCCACAGGGCGCGCCGGTGCGGGTGATCTTCGACCGGCATGGCCGGCTGCCCTGCACGGGCGCGCTGGTCCGCAGCGCCCGGGAGATCCCGGTGATCGTCGCCTGCCTGCCGGGCTCGTCGCCGGCGCTGTCGGCCCTCGCCGAGGCCGGCGTCTCCCTGCTGCCGGCCCCCGACCTTCCGTCGCAGCTCGCGGCGCTGCGGGCGGCCGGGGTGGAGTCGATCTACTGCGAGGGTGGTGCGGCGCTCGCCGACGCCCTCCTGGCCGATGGGCTGGTGGACCGGCTGGTTATCTTCACAGCCCCGGTCCTGCTGGGCGCCGATGCCGTGCGCCCCCTGCAGGCCGGCGTCCACATCCCCCAGGACGCAACCGTGCGACACCGTCTGGTCGCGCAACGCCGTTTCGGGGACGATCTCATGGCCATCTACGACCTCAGCCGCAGTGTTCACCGGACTCGTTGA
- a CDS encoding riboflavin synthase: MFTGLVDDIGVIEQVRATDAGREFRVQCRYDDLLDGESIALDGTCLTVREHGAGWFTVAAVVTTLERTALGGWDAGRRVNLERAMRPTDRLGGHLVQGHVDAVGRVTSVARQGDAWIILVQVPPAVAALLVPQGSICVDGVSLTVNALPEPGILGLSIIDYTWTHTTLADRHCGDAVHLECDVIGKFVQHLLTPYLQALPHSGSALPPQMLGTALGLFRGMGH; the protein is encoded by the coding sequence GTGTTCACCGGACTCGTTGACGACATCGGCGTCATCGAGCAGGTCCGCGCCACCGACGCCGGACGCGAGTTTCGCGTGCAGTGCCGCTACGACGACCTGCTGGATGGGGAGAGCATCGCGCTCGACGGCACCTGCCTCACCGTGCGCGAGCACGGCGCGGGCTGGTTCACCGTCGCGGCCGTGGTCACCACGCTCGAGCGCACCGCGCTCGGTGGCTGGGATGCCGGGCGACGGGTGAACCTCGAGCGTGCGATGCGCCCCACCGACCGCCTGGGCGGGCATCTCGTCCAGGGGCACGTCGATGCCGTCGGCAGGGTCACCTCGGTGGCGCGGCAGGGCGATGCCTGGATCATCCTCGTGCAGGTGCCGCCGGCCGTGGCGGCGTTGCTGGTGCCGCAGGGGTCGATCTGCGTCGATGGCGTCAGCCTCACCGTGAACGCCCTCCCCGAACCCGGGATCCTCGGGCTCTCGATCATCGACTACACCTGGACGCACACGACCCTCGCCGACCGGCACTGCGGCGACGCGGTGCACCTCGAGTGCGACGTCATCGGCAAGTTCGTCCAGCACCTCCTCACGCCGTACCTCCAGGCGCTGCCGCACTCCGGCTCGGCGCTGCCACCACAGATGCTCGGCACCGCCCTCGGGCTGTTCCGCGGCATGGGTCACTAG
- a CDS encoding arginine--tRNA ligase, with translation MVSSPDTLRAEIERAARTLGAPDDFVAVVERPRDPAFGEWSTNAAMMLARPLKRAPKDVATQLVATMDLGGVGISAAEIAGPGFLNFRVDTGALTRVLPAIIASGAAYGRGSEGAGRPVVIEFVSANPTGPLHVGHGRQAALGDAISTLLEWTGWKVSREFYYNDGGGQINTLQRSVQLRAQELGGAEIAFPENGYHGDYIREIAAAYRAAHPDDAAVADSDAIRRFAVAALRAEQDLDLKAFGVVFDTYYLESSLYTDGKVEETVAALVQSGFTYEKDGALWLRTTDFGDDQDRVMKRSAEKGGEYTYFVPDVAYHVTKWERGFSRAINVQGSDHHSTVTRVRAGLQALGVGIPEGYPDYVLHQMVTVMRGGEEVKISKRAGSYVTVRDLIEEVGRDAVRYFFVMRKGDSQLVFDIDLARSQSEANPVYYIQMAHARLCGIFRVGAIDPASVTGAGVDLGVLVEPEERELVKALADFPALLAGTAQALEPHRLANWLEKTAALVHTWYHKHHILNEPPPIMQARLVLANATRVVLANALAVLGLSAPERM, from the coding sequence ATCGTGAGCTCGCCCGACACGCTGCGCGCGGAGATCGAGCGCGCGGCACGGACGCTCGGTGCGCCGGACGACTTCGTCGCGGTGGTCGAACGTCCGCGCGATCCCGCGTTCGGCGAGTGGTCGACGAACGCGGCCATGATGCTCGCCCGGCCGCTGAAGCGGGCGCCGAAGGACGTGGCGACGCAGCTGGTGGCCACGATGGACCTGGGCGGGGTCGGGATCAGTGCGGCCGAGATCGCGGGCCCGGGATTCCTGAACTTCCGCGTCGACACCGGCGCGCTCACGCGCGTGCTGCCGGCGATCATCGCCAGCGGCGCCGCGTACGGGCGGGGCAGCGAGGGGGCCGGCCGGCCGGTGGTGATCGAGTTCGTGTCGGCGAACCCCACCGGGCCGCTGCACGTCGGCCACGGCCGGCAGGCCGCGCTCGGCGACGCCATCAGCACGCTGCTCGAGTGGACCGGCTGGAAGGTGAGCCGCGAATTCTACTACAACGACGGCGGCGGCCAGATCAACACGCTGCAGCGCAGCGTGCAGCTGCGCGCACAGGAGCTGGGCGGCGCGGAGATCGCGTTTCCCGAGAACGGCTATCACGGCGACTACATCCGGGAGATCGCCGCGGCGTACCGCGCCGCGCATCCTGACGATGCCGCGGTCGCCGACAGCGACGCGATCCGCCGCTTCGCGGTGGCCGCGCTGCGCGCCGAGCAGGACCTGGACCTGAAGGCCTTCGGGGTGGTGTTCGACACCTACTACCTCGAGAGTTCCCTCTACACCGACGGCAAGGTGGAGGAGACCGTGGCCGCGCTGGTGCAGAGTGGCTTCACCTACGAGAAGGACGGTGCCCTCTGGCTCCGCACCACCGACTTCGGGGATGACCAGGACCGCGTGATGAAGCGCTCGGCGGAGAAGGGCGGGGAATACACCTACTTCGTGCCGGACGTGGCCTACCACGTGACGAAGTGGGAGCGCGGCTTCTCACGTGCGATCAACGTGCAGGGCTCCGACCACCACTCCACCGTGACGCGGGTCCGCGCCGGCCTGCAGGCGCTGGGCGTGGGCATCCCGGAGGGATACCCCGACTACGTGCTGCACCAGATGGTGACGGTGATGCGCGGCGGCGAGGAGGTGAAGATTTCCAAGCGCGCCGGCAGCTACGTGACCGTGCGGGACCTCATCGAGGAGGTCGGACGTGACGCCGTCCGGTACTTCTTCGTGATGCGGAAGGGCGACTCGCAGCTCGTCTTCGACATCGACCTCGCCCGCTCCCAGTCGGAGGCCAATCCCGTGTACTACATCCAGATGGCGCATGCACGGCTGTGCGGCATCTTCCGCGTCGGCGCGATCGACCCCGCCTCGGTCACCGGCGCGGGCGTCGACCTGGGCGTGCTGGTGGAGCCGGAGGAGCGCGAGCTGGTGAAGGCGCTGGCCGACTTCCCGGCGCTCCTCGCCGGCACGGCGCAGGCGCTGGAACCGCACCGGCTGGCCAACTGGCTGGAGAAGACCGCGGCGCTCGTGCACACCTGGTACCACAAGCATCACATCCTGAACGAACCACCACCCATCATGCAGGCGCGCCTCGTGCTGGCCAACGCCACCCGCGTCGTGCTCGCGAATGCCCTCGCCGTGCTCGGCCTGTCCGCCCCGGAGCGGATGTAG
- a CDS encoding bifunctional 3,4-dihydroxy-2-butanone-4-phosphate synthase/GTP cyclohydrolase II — protein sequence MPFGTIAQAIEDLRQGKVIVVADDEDRENEGDLICAAEMITPEVINFMLQAKGMICLAMTPERVQQLELGPQGRENTDAFRTAFTVSIDADERFGVTTGISAKDRAQTIRVAVDPRTQPSDLRRPGHIHPLRAREGGVLKRVGHTEAAVDLARMAGLTPAGVICEILNDDGTTAKRDQLSTFATRHGLTFITVAQLVAHRLQTERLVHRVASARLPTEFGEFRIVGFRNDIDNAEHVALVYGDLADGEDVLVRMHSKCLTGDTFHSLRCDCGWQLETTMEMVVHEGRGVIVYLDQEGRGIGLLNKLRAYELQDAGADTVEANERLGFGPDLRNYGVGAQILLDLGIHSIRVITNNPKKIVGLEGYGLRVAGQVALEAPLNTENSQYLKVKRAKLGHLPFSATPNA from the coding sequence ATGCCATTCGGCACCATTGCACAAGCCATCGAGGACCTGCGGCAGGGCAAGGTCATCGTCGTCGCCGATGACGAGGACCGCGAGAACGAGGGAGACCTCATCTGCGCCGCCGAGATGATCACCCCCGAGGTCATCAACTTCATGCTGCAGGCGAAGGGGATGATCTGCCTCGCGATGACCCCCGAGCGCGTGCAGCAGCTCGAGCTCGGGCCGCAGGGCCGCGAGAACACCGACGCCTTCCGGACCGCATTCACGGTGAGCATCGACGCCGACGAGCGGTTCGGCGTGACCACCGGCATCAGCGCGAAGGACCGCGCGCAGACCATCCGCGTGGCCGTCGACCCGCGGACGCAGCCGTCGGACCTGCGCCGGCCCGGGCACATCCACCCGCTCCGCGCGCGCGAGGGCGGGGTGCTCAAGCGCGTCGGGCACACCGAGGCCGCGGTGGACCTGGCGCGCATGGCGGGCCTCACGCCGGCCGGCGTGATCTGCGAGATCCTCAACGACGACGGCACGACCGCCAAGCGTGACCAGCTCTCCACTTTCGCGACGCGGCACGGGCTGACCTTCATCACCGTCGCCCAGCTCGTCGCACACCGGCTGCAGACCGAGCGGCTGGTGCACCGCGTGGCGAGTGCCCGCCTCCCCACCGAGTTCGGCGAGTTCCGCATCGTCGGGTTCCGCAACGACATCGACAACGCGGAGCACGTGGCGCTGGTGTACGGCGACCTGGCCGACGGCGAGGACGTGCTGGTGCGCATGCACTCGAAGTGCCTCACCGGGGACACCTTCCACTCGCTGCGCTGCGACTGCGGCTGGCAGCTCGAGACCACGATGGAGATGGTCGTGCACGAGGGGCGCGGCGTGATCGTGTACCTCGACCAGGAGGGCCGCGGCATCGGCCTGCTCAACAAGCTGCGGGCCTACGAACTGCAGGACGCGGGGGCGGACACCGTCGAGGCCAATGAGCGGCTCGGCTTCGGGCCGGACCTGCGCAACTACGGTGTCGGGGCGCAGATCCTCCTCGACCTCGGCATCCACTCGATCCGCGTGATCACGAACAACCCGAAGAAGATCGTCGGGCTCGAGGGCTACGGCCTCCGGGTCGCCGGCCAGGTCGCACTCGAGGCGCCGCTCAACACGGAGAACTCGCAGTACCTCAAGGTCAAGCGCGCCAAGCTCGGTCACCTGCCATTCAGCGCCACGCCCAATGCCTGA